DNA from Pelobacter propionicus DSM 2379:
ATTTCCGATTACGGCCTTGTGGTGTACATCGCCATGAAACGGGGCGTCGCCGTCGGCCAGATTGTCAAACTCGCCAGGCTGGTCACCGTGGATGCGGCCACCACCATGTTCAGCTTTCTGGTCCTGTATATTTCCGTGATCCGCGGCTACCATCAGCTGGCGCTCTTCTCCGGACTCTGCGTGGTGATCTGCCTGCTCCTGTCGCTGTTCCTCCTGCCGCCGCTCCTCTCCTGGAAGCGCTATCCCCTGGTTACGGACGCCACCATCGGTGACGGACTGGATCGGTTCCTCAAGCCGTGCCGGGCGAATGTGGTGGCCTGGGCCGTGCTGACCGGTGTGGCGCTCGTGCTCTCCTTTTCGGTGACCTTCGACAGCGACGTGAAGAAGCTGGATGGCTCCGAACCGGGGATCCTGGCGGCTGAACAGCGCTTCCATGATGTGTGGGGGGGCAAGGCCAACCAGGCCCTGTTCGTGGTCAGCGCCGCCAGCCTGGAACAGGCCATGGAGATCAACGACCGGGTCTACGGGGAGGTGGCCGGAACCCGGCTCAAGGGGGAGTTCACCAGCCTGGCACAGTTCTGGCCTTCCGCGAAAGTGCGCCAGGAGAACGTCCGGCGCTGGGAGGAATTCTGGTCCCAGGGGCGGGAGCAGAAGCTTCAAGAGCTGATCCGCCGGACGTCTGTATCCCAGGGCTTTTCCGAGAACGCCTTTGAACCCTTCTTCCAGGGACTGCATGCCTCACCCGGGGGGGAGGCGGTGACGGGCGGGGTGATCGGACAGCTGCAGGATCGATTTGTGTTGAGCAAAAACGGAGAATACCGTATCGTATCCTACTTTCCCGACCAGCGGGATTACATCGATGCGCTGAAACCGATCACGCAACGATACCCTGGCACGTTTGTCGTATCGGGGAGAGCGCTGTCAGAGTCCATATCCACCATTACCGGTCGTGAGATCAGGATCCTGGCGCCGCTGGCCATCCTGCTCAACGTCCTCTTGACCTGGCTGCTCTTCAGGGAGTGGAGATACACCCTGATCGCCCTGGTGCCGCTGGTTACCGGCATTGTCTGGCTGACCGGCATCATGGCGCTCCTGCACATTCCGCTGAATGTCATCAACATCGTGGCCGCCATCGTCTCCACCGGCGTGGTCGTGGACTACGGAAACGGCATGGCCTATGAGCATCGCCACAACCTGAACAGCGGAGCGCACCTGGCCGTGACCATGTCGGCGGCAACCAACGTCATCGGCTGCGGGGTGCTGCTGTTCGCCAGACACCCGGCGCTGTTCTCCACCGGCGTTGCCATGGCGATCAGCATGGTCAGCGGCTATCTCACCGCGCTGCTGGTGGTTCCCTCACTCTGCGCCATGGCGCGGGAGCGGGGAGGGGAGCCGTGATCAGGCTGATCTGTCTGCTGCTCGCCCTGCTGCTCATGGCCGGCTGCGGGGCTCAGGTTCCCTTTCGGGAGGTGCCGGCCCTCCCCCTGGGAGCGGCTGAGCCGGCCAGGGTGCTGGATGATTTCAAGGCCCGCCTGCCGGAGCGTTTTCAGCTGCTCAACTCGGTGGTGCTGGAGTATGCCGGCCTGTCCTTCATGGCTATCGGCTATCTGGACATGGACAGGAGCGACAACAGCTTTCAGGTGAGCTGCCTGAACCCCCTGGGGGTACGGCTGTTCGAGCTGTCCGGCGATCATGGCGCTATCACGGCCCGTTCGGTGCTGCCGCCACTCATGGGGTATGGCGACCTGCCCACCGCCGTGGGAACGGATATCGGCAGGATCTTCCTGGATCTGCTGCCGGCACCCCATGCCCAGGTCTGGAGGACAGGGAACAGTATCAGCTTCTGGCAGCCGGCCGGGGCGGGGCGCATGCAGTACCTCTTCGCCGGACCTGATCGGGACCTGCTGGAGAAGAACTACTATGAGGACAGCCAGATCCAGTGGGGCGTTTCCTACTACGAATACGTTGAACTGGCTGGAAAACGCTATCCCCGGGGGATCGTGCTGACCAACTACCAGCGCAATTACCGGCTGATAGTGCGACACAAGGAGTTGTATTCGTGAGCAGGATCAAGGCGGAAATCCAGCAGTGCATGAGCGGACCGGAAAGGGACGGCGCGACCATTGGCGCCCGTTTCCGCTTTCCAGCGGGATTCATCGGCTTCCAGGGGCATTTCCCCGGCAACAGCGTCCTGGCCGGTGCCTGCCAGATCCAGTGCGCCCTCACCGCCATGGAGAAGGGGCTGGGCAAGGCGGTCGCCCTGCGCGAGATCGTGCTGGCCAAGTTCGTGGCGCCGGTGCTGCCGGAGCAGGAGATAACCTGCCTGGTGAGCGATTGCGCCGACACCCCGGGGGAGTGGCTCTGCCGGGCCCGCATCACCAGGGGGGATGAACGGGTCGCCGAGCTCAGGCTGCGGGTCTGCCTGGTCGACGAAGCGGAAGGGCGGCGCGACCCATGAACATGCGCAGGAAGAGAACCTATTTCGAACGCACGGCCGGCTCTCCGCAGCCGATCAGGGTGGAGCTGGAGCGTCGCGTCCGCTTCAACGAGGCCGATCCCATGGGGATCATGTGGCACGGCAGGTACCCGCTGCTGTTCGAGGAGGCCTCCGAGGAACTGGGCAGGCGCTGCGGCCTCTCCTACGAGGAGTACCGCCAAGCCGGTCTCTACGCCCCGATCCTGTCGCTGCACATCGATTACTTCCAGCCGCTGCGCCTGGCCGAGCAGTTCAGGGTGGCCGCGTCCCTGGTCTGGCACGAGGGGGCGCGGCTGAACACCGAATTCCAGGTGCTGAAACAGGACGGGAGCCTGGCCACCAGCGGCTACACCATCCAGCTCTTTACCGACCAGCTGAGCGGTCAGCCCTGCATGGTCACGCCGGCCATGCTGGAGCGCTGCCGGAGCAGGTGGAAGGCGGGGGAGTTTCATCCATGCCCATGAAAGCCGTTGTTGTCGACTGCGATTGCCTGACCCCCTACGGCATGGGGAGCGATGCCTGCTGGCAGGGACTCCTGTCCGGGAGGTCGGCCATCACCAGGATTTCCCGCTTCGCCACCGGTGCCTTCATGTCCGACTACGCCGCCACGGTGGAAGGGCTTATCTACCACGGCGGGACATCGTTGGTCATGCAGATGATCGATCGCCTGTTTCGCTGCGCTGCCCCGGACATCCCGGCCGACAGCCGGCTCCTGCTGGCAACCACCAAGGGGGAGATCGACTTCCTGGAGATGAGCGTGCTCTCCGATAGCGGCGATGCCGGCGAGAGCTCCCTGGAGCGGCTGCTGGAGAAGGTCGCCCGGCGCAGCGGCGCCGGGGGGGGGAGTCTGCTGCTGTCGGCCGCCTGCACCTCGTCCTCGGCTGCAGCGGCGCGGGGCGCGGCCCTGATCAGGGATGGCCAGGCAGACTGCGTGCTGGTGGTGGCCTGCGACGCGGTCACGGAATTCGTCTTTTCCGGCTTCTCCTCGCTGATGGCGCTGGACAGGGAGCCCGCCCGTCCCTTCGACAAGAACCGCGCCGGACTGAGCGTGGGGGAGGCGGCCGCCTACATGCTGATCATGAGCGAAGAACGGGCCCAACGGGAGAAGCGCGCCATCCTGGCCGAACTGGCCGGCTGGGGGTTGAGCGACGATGCCAACCACATGACCGGGCCGAGCCGGGAAAGCGAGGGGATGATCCGCGCCATAGAGGTTGCGCTCCGCTCCGCCGGCCTGGGAGAGGAACGCATCGGTTTCATCTCCGCCCACGGCACCGGCACCCCCTACAACGACGCCATGGAGATGCGCGCCTTCCGCGCCCTGTTCGGCGCACAGAAGCGGCCGGTCTACTCAATCAAGGGGGGGATCGGCCACACCATGGGGGCAGCCGGTCTGGTGGAGCTGATCATGGCTGCCAGGGCATTGAGCGAGCAGCAGGTTCCCCCCACGCTGAACCTGGAGCAGGCGAGTGACGATGCCAGGGGGTGGGTCTCCGCCCAGCCGCAAGGACTGGAGGCGGCCGGCTATGCCCTGGTGACCAATGCCGGCTTCAGCGGCGTGAACACCGCCCTGGTGCTGGGGAACGGGGGCCTGTCATGAGAATCCAGGTGACCGGCGCCGGATGGGTGACAGAGTCGGCATACGGCAGCGTTGCGAGCGGGGAGGAGCGGCGTTTCGCCGAGGGGGAGGGAGTAGTTTCCCTGTCGCGCTCGGGGCTCTTCTCCCACCCCTTCAGGAACTTCGCCCGGCTGGACCTGTTGTCCAAGATGACCGTCTGTGCCGTGGCCTTGGCCCTGGGGGACGCGGCCATCGCCTACTCTGCGCTGGAAAAGCAGGCCATCGGCATCCTGGGCAGCAGCAGCCAGGGGGCCCTGGCCTCCGATCTGGCCTATTTCAGCGACTACGTTCGCAACGGCCGCACTCTGTCGCGGGCCAACCTGTTCATCTATACCCTCCCCTCCAGCCCCCTGGGCGAAGCTGCCATACACTTCGGCCTCGTGGGGCCGCTCCTGTACGCAGGGGGAGGGCAGGGGGCGGCCGGCACGATCCTGGACATGGCCGCCGCCATGCTGGCGGCTGGCGAGGCTGATCATATGCTGGTGGGCCGGGCCGATCCCGGGGAGGCCCTGTACCTTGTGCTTGAACGGGATCGGGGAGGTCGTGGAATCTGCTCCCTGGCCGAGGCGCGGGCAATCGTCGATTCAGTACCTGATGTGGCTGGCATGGTGCAGGAACTATTACTCGTGAAGGATACAGAGGGCGAACCGTGAAGATAAAATTGATCTATCCCAAATGGCCCAAGCTGGACCGGCAGACCGACTTCAACCTGCCGCCCCATGGCCCGGTCTGTTTCGCGGCCACGGTTCCGGCGGACGTGGACTTGAGCTTTACCGACGAGCATGTGGAGCCGATCGATTTCGACGAGCATGCTGACCTGGTGGCCATCTCCTGCATGCTGACCTGCCAGATGCCCCGCGGCTGGGAGATCGCCGACATCTACCGTGCCAAGGGGATCCCGGTGATCTTCGGTGGTATCGGCACCATGCTGCATGCCCAGGAGACCATGACCCACGCCGATTCCGTCTTTCTGGGCGAGGCCGAGGGACGTTTCCATCAGGTGCTGACCGACCTGAACAACGGGGGGATGCAGAAGGTCTACGATTACCAGAACGACCTCCCCGACATCGGCCTGGTCGGTCCGGCGCGGCGGGAGATCCTCAACCGTGAACTGTACAACTACCGGGGCATGCAGATGGTGGACCTGGTGCACGCCTCCCGCGGTTGCCGCTTCACCTGCTTCCCCTGCTGCACGCCGTTTTTGGGGGGGACCAGATTCCGGCCGCGCTCCCTGGACGACGTCATCGCCGAGGTGGCTTCAATAGAGAACAACCGCCTGTTCTTCGTGGATAACTCCATGTCCCAGGACGACCAGTGGGAAAAGGATCTGTTCAAGGCCCTGATTCCGCTCAAGAAGAAGTGGGTTTGCCACCCGATCAAGGACAACGACGAGATCCTGGACCTGGCCGCCGAAGCCGGCTGCTGGTACGTCTACCAGGCCATCTTCGACACCTCCGACCATATCCGCAACCGGGTCAAGCGCCTGCAGGAGCGGGGCATCGGCGTGGAGGGGACCATCATCCTGGGCACCGACGAGCAGGACGAGGAGTACATCAAGCGGCTGGTGGATTTCCTGCTGGAGATCAACCTGGATCTGGCGGAGTTCACCATCCTGACCCCCTTCCCGCATACGCCGATCCGCGAGACCCTGGAAAAGGAGGGGCGCATCCTCTCCAACGACTGGCTGCGCTACACCGGCGGAGAAGTGGTCTTCCAGCCGGCGCGCATGACCCCGTCGAAACTTCAGGATCTCTATTATTACGCCTGGGACCGCTTCTACAGCGACAGCAGCCAGAATCTGAAGATGGCCAAGCTGTTTCTCAAGGTGATGGAAAAGGAGAAGGCAGATGGAACATATCGCCATACCAGCCCCCGGCGCAGGAAGTGGGAGCGGAACGTGGAACGGGAGATTGTATAGGTGAAGGTGTTGATGATTTCGGCAAATGTGACGCTCTACCCCTATCCCGTCTACCCCCTGGGCATGAGCATGGTGGCGGCGGCCCTCAGCGGGGCGGGACACGAGGTCCAGCAGCTGGATTACCTGCAACAGGAGCGCTCCCTGGAGTCCGTGCTTGAGGAAGTGAAACGTTTTCAGCCCGGCATGATCGGCATCTCGGTGCGCAACATCGACAACGTGAACCTGCTGAACACCGAGTACTACATCCATAACGTCAAAAACATGGTGGATGCCATCAGGACGGTGAGCGATGCCCGCATCGTGCTGGGCGGAGCCGGCTTCTCCCTGATCCCTGAGCAGATCCTGGAGGAAACCGGCGCCGATTTCGGCGTGATCGGCGAGGGCGAGCAGCTAATGGTTGCGTTCGCCGACGGCGCGGAGCGGGGAATCTACCCCCAGAAACGGTTGCTGGGGCCGGCGTCGCCCCTGTCCGGCGACGATATTGGCTCGGCGCTCTACGACGAGGGGCTGACCCGCTTCTACCTGCAGAGCGGCAACATCGCCTCGATCCAGACCAAGCGGGGCTGCAGCCACCACTGCGTCTACTGCACCTATCCGCTGCTGGAGGGTTCGTGCCTGCGCAGCCGCGACCCGGTGAAGGTGGTGGACGACATCGAACTTTTGCGCGACAAGCACGGCACCGGCTACATCTTCTTCGTGGACTCGGTGTTCAATGACGATTCGGGTATCTACCTGGGGGTGGTGGACGAGATGCTGCACCGCAAGGTCAACATCCCCTGGACCGGCTACATCAAGCCGGGGAACCTGAACGACGAGATCGTGGAGCGCATGAAGAGCACCGGATTCGCCTCCGCCGAAGTCGGCTCCGACGCGGCCTGCGACAGCACCCTGGCTCGCATGGGCAAGGACTTCACCTTCGCCGACATCCGGGAGTGCAACGATCTGCTGACGCGGCACGGCATCGCCACCTGTCACTTCTTCATGTTCGGCGGCCCGGGGGAGACCGAGGAGACGGTTAAGGAGGGGATCGCCAACATCTTGAGCCTGAAGAAGTGCGTCATCTTCATCTTCATGGGTATCCGCCTGCTGCCCAACACTCCGCTGGCCAAAATCGCTGTCCGGGAAGGGGTGATCGACTCGGAGAGCGACATGCTGCAGCCGGTGTACTACATCGCGCCCAACCTGGACAGGGACTGGCTGGAACGGACCCTGACCGAGGCCTTCGCCGGGGTTCGCCACTGCCTGTTCCCCCCCGACTGCATGGACAATTGTCTGAACGTGTTGCACAAGCTGGGCTATAGCGGTCCCATGTGGGATCTGCTCACCAAGGAAAAACCGCGCAGAAGGGGCGCCCATGCCGCGGCCTAGCCCGCTTCCGGCAGAGAAGCTCTGGTGCGCGGTGCCGGTGTACAACAACCGGGAGACCCTGCGGCGGGTGGTGGAGGGGTGCCGCGCCATCCTGGACAACGTGGTGGTGGTGGATGACGGCAGCACGGACGCGGATGTGGGCCTGCTCCTCTCCGGCCTGGACGTGACGCTCCTGCGCCATGGCCATAACCAGGGCAAGGGACGCGCCATCCTGACCGCCTCGCGCTTCGTGGAGCAGCAGGGGGGCGAGTACATGGTCACCGTCGACGCCGATGGGCAGCACCTGCCCATGGACATCCCGCGTTTCCTGCCGCTGCTGGAGCCGGGGGGAACGGCCCTGGTCATCGGCTGCCGGGATTTTTCCACCGACAACGTCCCCTTCTCCAGTCGCTTTGGCCGCTCCTTCGCCAATTTCTGGCTGCTGGTGGAAACCGGCCAGGTGGTGGGGGACTGCCAGAGCGGATTCCGCGCCTATCCGGTTCACTATCTCAACCAACTGGAGTTCAAGGGGGCGCACTACGACTTCGAGGCCGAGGTGCTGGCCAGGGCGGCCTGGGCCGGCCTGGAACTGGTCTGCGTGGATATCGACGTGATCTACCCCCGGCCGGAGGAGCGGGTCTCCAGCTTCAGGCCGTTTCTGGACAACCTGCGGCTGAGCGGGATGCATTCCCTGCTGGTTGGCCGGCGCATGCTCCCCCTCGGGCACAGACGGCTGGTGCCGCGCAGCCCCAGCCCATTCCCCTCCCTCTGGCGCCATCCGGCCCGGGTGCTGGGGATGCTGCTGAAGGAGAGCGCCACTCCCCAGGGGCTGGCACTGTCGGCGGCGGTGGGCATGTTCATCGCCGTGCTGCCGATCCTGTTCATGCATTCGATCGTCATCTTCTACGTCTCCCTGCGCCTGAACCTGAACAAGATCGTGACGCTCAATGTCCAGCATCTGGCCATGCCCCCCCTGATGCCGGCGCTCTGCATCGAGACCGGCTACTACCTGCGCCACGGCCGCTGGCTGACCGACCTCTCCTTTGCCAC
Protein-coding regions in this window:
- a CDS encoding MMPL family transporter — translated: MFDSIFSWLYGRVLHHRRVVILLVLLLTLAAGAALFVARYEGNIDLMLPPDPEIARSMDVLRGSSFSDKMVVSLALTDPSKTNKELFQAVDQLASSLKPPLFMKVVSGFSLATAMDEFSILRYAPQVLGEADLAVIDGQIREDVVSRKLRDIYLQSFRPESIFTSSLSRGDPLGIKLLLLEKMRALPASMGYDVSIEDGHFISRDGRHSMLIIQTSVPMMDSPGSKRLVAALQERIRELPPYVTADIISGHLHTVSNERVIKHDIAVVSIIASVTFLLLFLLLFRDPRVLFVLIIPLIAVVWAIPLATAVEGRLSFIVIGFGTAIAGISDYGLVVYIAMKRGVAVGQIVKLARLVTVDAATTMFSFLVLYISVIRGYHQLALFSGLCVVICLLLSLFLLPPLLSWKRYPLVTDATIGDGLDRFLKPCRANVVAWAVLTGVALVLSFSVTFDSDVKKLDGSEPGILAAEQRFHDVWGGKANQALFVVSAASLEQAMEINDRVYGEVAGTRLKGEFTSLAQFWPSAKVRQENVRRWEEFWSQGREQKLQELIRRTSVSQGFSENAFEPFFQGLHASPGGEAVTGGVIGQLQDRFVLSKNGEYRIVSYFPDQRDYIDALKPITQRYPGTFVVSGRALSESISTITGREIRILAPLAILLNVLLTWLLFREWRYTLIALVPLVTGIVWLTGIMALLHIPLNVINIVAAIVSTGVVVDYGNGMAYEHRHNLNSGAHLAVTMSAATNVIGCGVLLFARHPALFSTGVAMAISMVSGYLTALLVVPSLCAMARERGGEP
- a CDS encoding DUF3261 domain-containing protein, translated to MIRLICLLLALLLMAGCGAQVPFREVPALPLGAAEPARVLDDFKARLPERFQLLNSVVLEYAGLSFMAIGYLDMDRSDNSFQVSCLNPLGVRLFELSGDHGAITARSVLPPLMGYGDLPTAVGTDIGRIFLDLLPAPHAQVWRTGNSISFWQPAGAGRMQYLFAGPDRDLLEKNYYEDSQIQWGVSYYEYVELAGKRYPRGIVLTNYQRNYRLIVRHKELYS
- a CDS encoding acyl-CoA thioesterase; amino-acid sequence: MNMRRKRTYFERTAGSPQPIRVELERRVRFNEADPMGIMWHGRYPLLFEEASEELGRRCGLSYEEYRQAGLYAPILSLHIDYFQPLRLAEQFRVAASLVWHEGARLNTEFQVLKQDGSLATSGYTIQLFTDQLSGQPCMVTPAMLERCRSRWKAGEFHPCP
- a CDS encoding beta-ketoacyl synthase N-terminal-like domain-containing protein encodes the protein MPMKAVVVDCDCLTPYGMGSDACWQGLLSGRSAITRISRFATGAFMSDYAATVEGLIYHGGTSLVMQMIDRLFRCAAPDIPADSRLLLATTKGEIDFLEMSVLSDSGDAGESSLERLLEKVARRSGAGGGSLLLSAACTSSSAAAARGAALIRDGQADCVLVVACDAVTEFVFSGFSSLMALDREPARPFDKNRAGLSVGEAAAYMLIMSEERAQREKRAILAELAGWGLSDDANHMTGPSRESEGMIRAIEVALRSAGLGEERIGFISAHGTGTPYNDAMEMRAFRALFGAQKRPVYSIKGGIGHTMGAAGLVELIMAARALSEQQVPPTLNLEQASDDARGWVSAQPQGLEAAGYALVTNAGFSGVNTALVLGNGGLS
- a CDS encoding beta-ketoacyl synthase N-terminal-like domain-containing protein, translated to MRIQVTGAGWVTESAYGSVASGEERRFAEGEGVVSLSRSGLFSHPFRNFARLDLLSKMTVCAVALALGDAAIAYSALEKQAIGILGSSSQGALASDLAYFSDYVRNGRTLSRANLFIYTLPSSPLGEAAIHFGLVGPLLYAGGGQGAAGTILDMAAAMLAAGEADHMLVGRADPGEALYLVLERDRGGRGICSLAEARAIVDSVPDVAGMVQELLLVKDTEGEP
- a CDS encoding B12-binding domain-containing radical SAM protein — protein: MKIKLIYPKWPKLDRQTDFNLPPHGPVCFAATVPADVDLSFTDEHVEPIDFDEHADLVAISCMLTCQMPRGWEIADIYRAKGIPVIFGGIGTMLHAQETMTHADSVFLGEAEGRFHQVLTDLNNGGMQKVYDYQNDLPDIGLVGPARREILNRELYNYRGMQMVDLVHASRGCRFTCFPCCTPFLGGTRFRPRSLDDVIAEVASIENNRLFFVDNSMSQDDQWEKDLFKALIPLKKKWVCHPIKDNDEILDLAAEAGCWYVYQAIFDTSDHIRNRVKRLQERGIGVEGTIILGTDEQDEEYIKRLVDFLLEINLDLAEFTILTPFPHTPIRETLEKEGRILSNDWLRYTGGEVVFQPARMTPSKLQDLYYYAWDRFYSDSSQNLKMAKLFLKVMEKEKADGTYRHTSPRRRKWERNVEREIV
- a CDS encoding lipid biosynthesis B12-binding/radical SAM protein, coding for MISANVTLYPYPVYPLGMSMVAAALSGAGHEVQQLDYLQQERSLESVLEEVKRFQPGMIGISVRNIDNVNLLNTEYYIHNVKNMVDAIRTVSDARIVLGGAGFSLIPEQILEETGADFGVIGEGEQLMVAFADGAERGIYPQKRLLGPASPLSGDDIGSALYDEGLTRFYLQSGNIASIQTKRGCSHHCVYCTYPLLEGSCLRSRDPVKVVDDIELLRDKHGTGYIFFVDSVFNDDSGIYLGVVDEMLHRKVNIPWTGYIKPGNLNDEIVERMKSTGFASAEVGSDAACDSTLARMGKDFTFADIRECNDLLTRHGIATCHFFMFGGPGETEETVKEGIANILSLKKCVIFIFMGIRLLPNTPLAKIAVREGVIDSESDMLQPVYYIAPNLDRDWLERTLTEAFAGVRHCLFPPDCMDNCLNVLHKLGYSGPMWDLLTKEKPRRRGAHAAA
- a CDS encoding DUF2062 domain-containing protein, whose protein sequence is MPRPSPLPAEKLWCAVPVYNNRETLRRVVEGCRAILDNVVVVDDGSTDADVGLLLSGLDVTLLRHGHNQGKGRAILTASRFVEQQGGEYMVTVDADGQHLPMDIPRFLPLLEPGGTALVIGCRDFSTDNVPFSSRFGRSFANFWLLVETGQVVGDCQSGFRAYPVHYLNQLEFKGAHYDFEAEVLARAAWAGLELVCVDIDVIYPRPEERVSSFRPFLDNLRLSGMHSLLVGRRMLPLGHRRLVPRSPSPFPSLWRHPARVLGMLLKESATPQGLALSAAVGMFIAVLPILFMHSIVIFYVSLRLNLNKIVTLNVQHLAMPPLMPALCIETGYYLRHGRWLTDLSFATVFRQFSSRLLEWFIGSLIVAPVAALLCGGLMYLVAATVRKVRRAHGAKQGC